A segment of the Pseudomonadota bacterium genome:
AAAAGGCTGATCTTCGCGTAAGCTTTTTTTCATGCAAAGCCTGCGTATGCGCCTGCCGCCGGTCAACAGCCTGGTCGCCTTCGAGGCGGCCGCCCGGCATTTGAGCATCACCCGCGCGGCCCAGGAACTGACCGTCAGCCGCGAGGCGGTGAGCCGGCATATTCGTATTCTGGAAGAGCATCTGGGCACCGATCTGTTTTTCCGGCGCCACCGCGCGATCGAGCTGACGGAGGCCGGCGAGGCGCTCTATGCGACGGTCTCCAGGAGCCTGGGCGCCATCGCCAAGACGGCCGGCGAGTTGGGCCAAGCCGCCGGTTCGTCGCGTGTAACGGTGACGGCGACCGTGGCCATCGCCTCGTTTTGGCTGACGCCGCGCCTGCCGGCATTCCGCTCAGCAAACAAGGACCTGGAGTTGCGCATCAGGGTGTCTGATGCTCCGCTCGACATGATTGAGGAGGGCATCGATGTCGGGTTGCGCTACGGCGATGGCGCCTGGCCCGGTCTCAAGGCGCGCCATCTGTTCGACACCGACACGTTCCCGGTCTGCGCGCCCGGCTTTCTCGAAACCGCCGGCGCCATCGCGAAGCCGGCCGATCTGTTGTCGCAGCCGCTGCTGAACCTGGATGGCGCGCCCCATTCCGACGAGGACTGGGCATGGTGGCTGGAGGGTTCGGGCGTCAAGCTGCCGGCGAACTTCCGCACGCTGGGCTACGACAACTACGCCAACATCGTTCAGGCAGCGATCGAGGGCCATGGCGTAGCGCTCGGTTTCAGCCGCATCGTCGATCACCACCTGGCGCGTGGCGACCTCGTCCGACCGATGGAGACCGTCATGTCGCGCGGCTATGGCGTCTACGTCGTGACGCCGCGCGGTACGCGCCTGGGACCGGCCGCGCAACGCTTCCACGACTGGGTCGTCGCGCAGGCGTGAGTGTTACCGCGGGCTGTAGGCGACGACCTCGATCTCGATCCGGACGTCGACCAGCAATTGTGTCAGCACCGCCGAGCGTGCCGGCGGATCCTCCGGGAAGTACTCCGCATAGACGCTGTTGAAGCCGGGGAAGTCCTCGACATCGCGCAGCCACACCATCGCCTTCACCACGTCGTCGCGCGTGCAGCCGGCCTCGGCAAGCGTCTCTGTGATCAGGTCCAGGACGACACGTGTCTGATCTTCGATCGAGCCGTCGGTCATCGGCTCGCCGTCGCGAAAGGGGATCTGGCCGGTCAGGTAAACCATTTCCCCCGCGCGTACGGCCTTTGAGAGCGATAGCGTGCGCCCGCCGATGACCAGCGGCCCACCGATGATTTCCTTCGCCTTCGTCATGACGTCTGTTCCTTCGTTGATGGTGTTGCGTCGACCATACATCTAGCCACGACCGGGATACGTGCACTAGTTTCATGCCCGAATCGAGTCGGGGAGGTCGCGTCATGAGCGAGCCAAAGACCTATCAGATGTTCATCGACGGCGCGTGGTGCGACGCCGGAGACGGCGCCACGTTTGACAGCGTCAACCCGTCGACGGGCGCGGTGTGGGCCAAGATTCCGGCGGCGACCGAAGACGATGTCGACCGCGCCATCAAGGCTGCGCACCGCGCGTTCAGCGAAGGACCATGGGCGTCGATGACGCCTACGGAGCGCGGCAAGTATCTGCGCCGGTTGGGCGATCTTCTGGCCGACAAGTCGGAGGACCTCGGTCGCACCGAGACGATCGATACCGGCAAGATGCTGAAGGAAACGCGCTGGCAGGCGAAGTACATCGCCGAGTTCTTCCACTTCTATGCCGGCCTCGCCGACAAGGTGCACGGCGAGACACTGCCGATCGACAAGCCGGACCTCTGTGTCTTCACAACGCGCGAACCGCTCGGCGTCATCGCCGCCGTGGTGCCATGGAACAGTCAACTCTTCCTGGTCGCGGTGAAGATCGGCCCGGCTCTTGCCGCCGGCAACACGGTGGTCTTGAAGGCTTCGGAACACGCCTCGGCCGCCATGTTGGAGTTCGCCAAGCTGATCGAGGAAGCCGGCTTTCCAGACGGCGTCGTCAACTTTGTTACCGGTTTCGGCGAGCCGTGCGGACGGTTGCTGACCACCCATCCGCTGGTCGCGCGCATCAGCTTCACCGGCGGACCGGAGACGGCGCGCCACATCGTGCGCAACTCGGCCGAGAACTTCGCCGAGGTGTCGCTGGAACTGGGCGGCAAGTCGCCTGTTTTGGTGTTCGACGACGCGGATCTGGAAAGTGCGGTCAACGGGTCGATGGCGAGCATCTTCGGCGCCAGCGGCCAGAGCTGCGTCGCCGGTTCACGCATCTATCTGCACGAGAAGATCCACGACAAGTTCCTGGCCGACCTGACCGGGCGCGCCGAAAAGATCCTGATCGGCGATCCCCTGGCCGAGGAGACCCAGATGGGGCCCCTGTGCACATTGGGCCAACTCAACGCCTGCGAGACCCAGGTCGCCAAGGCCAAAGAGCAGGGCGGCACGGTGCATCACGGCGGCAAGCAGCCGGCGCACCTGAACGCCGGCTGGTTCTATGAGCCGACCATCGTCGAGTGCCCGGATCAGAAGATGGAGATCGTCGACACCGAGATGTTCGGGCCGGTGCTGTCGGTGCTTCGTTTCAAGGACGAGGATGAGGTGATCGCCAAGGCCAACGATACAAAATACGGCCTGGCGTCGGGTATCTTCACCAAGGACATCTCGCGCGCGCTTCGGGTGCAGAAGCAGATCCGTGCCGGCATCGTCTGGATCAACACCTATCGCGTGGTGTCGCCGATCGCCGAGTTCGGTGGCTTCAAGGATTCAGGCTACGGCCGGGAATCCGGCGCCCAGGCGATCTATGACTACACGCGGCCGAAGACGGTGTGGATCAACACCTCGCCCGCACCGATGGGCAATCCGTTCGTCATGCGTTGAGCATTTTCCGTTCGAGCGGCATCACCGTCCCGCTCCCCCATCCGACCACCCCGAGGATGCTGCCATGGGTGGCCGGGTGGGGGAGCGGGCCGGTCCCGGATTCGTGAAAACGAAAACCACCCTGGTTCGCGTGAAGATGATGTTACGCGAAGCGAACTATTTTCTACGTTTACGCCTGAGGCGCTCCGGCCCGAGCATGAAACCTGCTCGACGGGGCGGTCGGGTTTCCGTTAGGACGTGGTCGCAAGCGTCGGTCTGATACCGACGGGTGGCCCGATGGCTCATTTCTGGGGAGGCTTCACATGAAAACGATAAAGGGGCCGGTCATGGACCGGCGTGAGTTGGCCAAGAACCTCGCGGCGCTTGGTGTGAGTATCGTCAGCGTGCCGCTGATGACGCGTGGCGCCAAGGCGGCCGGCGAGGTCGAGGGGCACACCTGGGCCGGTTACGATTTGCCCGAGCTGATGGGCGGCTACCTAGAGAAGTATGGTGGGCCGCCGGAGTTCAGCTACATCGCTGACGACTATGAGTCGTTCGAGAAGGTTCGCGCCGGCTTCGCGCCGGACTTCATTCATCCCGGCAACTACATGATCCAGCGTTATGTCGACGCCGAGTTGATCCAGCCGATCGACACCAGCCGCCTCAGCAACTGGGGCACGATCGCGCCGGGCATCCAGGATATCTCAGGCGCCATCATCAACGATACCCGCTATTTCGTGCCGGCGGAGTTCGGTAACTCGTCGCTGCTCTATCGCACCGACATGATCGATCAGAAGTACATCAACGAGAACTCCTGGGCGATCCTATATGACGACGCCTATGCCAACCGGCTTTCGTGGTACGACACGTCGAACGCAACGGTCGCCGTGGCCGCGCTGATGCTGGGTTACGACAACATCTGGACGCTATCGGACGATCAGCTCGCCGAAGTACAGACATTGATGTCGAAACAGCGCGATCTCACACGCTTCTACTGGTCGGACGTGACCGAAATGGAGCAGGCAATCGCCAATGGCGAGGTTGTCGCGGCGTACGCCTGGAACCAGTCGTTCGTGACGCTGCAGGACGAGGGCGTGCCGGTCGGTTACATGGTGCCCAAGGAAGGCGTCTTCGCCTGGGG
Coding sequences within it:
- a CDS encoding LysR substrate-binding domain-containing protein; amino-acid sequence: MQSLRMRLPPVNSLVAFEAAARHLSITRAAQELTVSREAVSRHIRILEEHLGTDLFFRRHRAIELTEAGEALYATVSRSLGAIAKTAGELGQAAGSSRVTVTATVAIASFWLTPRLPAFRSANKDLELRIRVSDAPLDMIEEGIDVGLRYGDGAWPGLKARHLFDTDTFPVCAPGFLETAGAIAKPADLLSQPLLNLDGAPHSDEDWAWWLEGSGVKLPANFRTLGYDNYANIVQAAIEGHGVALGFSRIVDHHLARGDLVRPMETVMSRGYGVYVVTPRGTRLGPAAQRFHDWVVAQA
- a CDS encoding RidA family protein, with product MTKAKEIIGGPLVIGGRTLSLSKAVRAGEMVYLTGQIPFRDGEPMTDGSIEDQTRVVLDLITETLAEAGCTRDDVVKAMVWLRDVEDFPGFNSVYAEYFPEDPPARSAVLTQLLVDVRIEIEVVAYSPR
- a CDS encoding aldehyde dehydrogenase, with translation MSEPKTYQMFIDGAWCDAGDGATFDSVNPSTGAVWAKIPAATEDDVDRAIKAAHRAFSEGPWASMTPTERGKYLRRLGDLLADKSEDLGRTETIDTGKMLKETRWQAKYIAEFFHFYAGLADKVHGETLPIDKPDLCVFTTREPLGVIAAVVPWNSQLFLVAVKIGPALAAGNTVVLKASEHASAAMLEFAKLIEEAGFPDGVVNFVTGFGEPCGRLLTTHPLVARISFTGGPETARHIVRNSAENFAEVSLELGGKSPVLVFDDADLESAVNGSMASIFGASGQSCVAGSRIYLHEKIHDKFLADLTGRAEKILIGDPLAEETQMGPLCTLGQLNACETQVAKAKEQGGTVHHGGKQPAHLNAGWFYEPTIVECPDQKMEIVDTEMFGPVLSVLRFKDEDEVIAKANDTKYGLASGIFTKDISRALRVQKQIRAGIVWINTYRVVSPIAEFGGFKDSGYGRESGAQAIYDYTRPKTVWINTSPAPMGNPFVMR
- a CDS encoding extracellular solute-binding protein; its protein translation is MKTIKGPVMDRRELAKNLAALGVSIVSVPLMTRGAKAAGEVEGHTWAGYDLPELMGGYLEKYGGPPEFSYIADDYESFEKVRAGFAPDFIHPGNYMIQRYVDAELIQPIDTSRLSNWGTIAPGIQDISGAIINDTRYFVPAEFGNSSLLYRTDMIDQKYINENSWAILYDDAYANRLSWYDTSNATVAVAALMLGYDNIWTLSDDQLAEVQTLMSKQRDLTRFYWSDVTEMEQAIANGEVVAAYAWNQSFVTLQDEGVPVGYMVPKEGVFAWGSGFIIHKDATDLDAVYTYIDAWIAPESGAWLIDNYGYGSANLAAYELLPQERLDQLGFSDPATLIENTIFFPAMDPEFEVKYETLYQDVRAGL